ATTCAAATGATCATAAAGATAAATCCCATATGTTTTCAAAAACCTTGCAACAGGTTCTCTTTCATCATGTCCTTGTCTCCATCTTTGTAGATGTTTGGAGATTTGTCTAGCAATATTTCTTCCAAATTCATGCTCTATCATAAAACCTCTAATTTCCTCTTTTAGTGTGTCATAACTGGCTACACATGGAAAGTAAGAGTCTTCTTCTCTAGAGTGATGAATGGCATCAACAAAATCAGATATTATTATCATGATTTTTTCAATGTCTGAAAATGGAACAGTTTCTCCTTTTGCTATTTCTTCAGCGCATTTTAGGACAACTTTTTCTAGACGTCTTACTTGTATGTGATCTGCTCTAAGTTGTTCAGAAGCACTCATGTAATTTGTTTGCATAAAGATGATTTAATGTATTATGGCACCATTATACTGTCATCATTGAATCAATGTAGATTGACTAAATTGGCTTTTATGGATAATTTTGGTGATGGAAATATTGAATGACTATATGTTAATGGTTTTGAATTTTTTTAGAGGACAAATTCAAGACATTTCTATTTTAGATAATTTTGATAAGACATACTTTCTAGATAAAATTTCTGAAATTCAAGAATCTATTGGAACATTAGCAATTCAAGATGGACCGATTGCAAGTGCACATGTAGTTTTGCTTGCAGCAGGTGTGGTAGTTTTTCTTGGTGTTGCAGGTGAGGCCTTCTTCAAAAAAACAGG
Above is a window of Nitrosopumilus sp. K4 DNA encoding:
- a CDS encoding hemerythrin domain-containing protein → MSASEQLRADHIQVRRLEKVVLKCAEEIAKGETVPFSDIEKIMIIISDFVDAIHHSREEDSYFPCVASYDTLKEEIRGFMIEHEFGRNIARQISKHLQRWRQGHDEREPVARFLKTYGIYLYDHLNKENNFFDKAEAEVLSKEEEIEMYEQYRSITAITKKVDDMIKEIDFLEKQNWFQN